Proteins encoded in a region of the Anopheles ziemanni chromosome 2, idAnoZiCoDA_A2_x.2, whole genome shotgun sequence genome:
- the LOC131293437 gene encoding tRNA-dihydrouridine(16/17) synthase [NAD(P)(+)]-like produces MVTSDDSTVQTPAEPKTGQQQQPTGTMDTTATEPPSRKLGGFEFYEKILRSPRYVVAPMVDASELAWRLLSRRHGAQLCYSPMFHSSCFSKDPKYRKDSLQTCPEDRPLIIQFCGNDPKIMLEAALLAQDHCDAIDINLGCPQAIAKRGHYGAFLQDEWELLREIVSTLHRNLAIPVTCKIRIFEDMSKTIRYARMLQDAGAQLLTVHGRTREQKGPLTGMADWKYVSVLRQELSVPIFSNGNIMSVHDVERCIAETGVNGVMTAEGNLHNPALFEGVNPTAWSMAHEYLDLVEQYPAPISYIRGHLFKIFHHLLHLKSNTALREQLAICHSVPEFRSVASQLEEKYLPFHEGKKVWTGDEPENEEDKAVADDPGTDQNLHLPPWLCQPYMRAPPEVHRQKLAEARRLAEDPTREKRQFFDAHGNEISRKRMKKMRRVQRRPKNKNRALRNAARNAAGNNGDDGKTIADGDEEEEGEDDVSSSIDEGADTVILMQAPPSVDKNARRRRFEELCNNESPKCTNPMGLKCDHRLCKMCCRKKCYQENRDCCGHKIRIKSRREKAIALTLAEKQQQEEGQKSAEQQQKLLVEGSRNLPPAGAVTMETDHAPEPRTPAEEGHEVEKHR; encoded by the exons ATGGTAACTAGCGACGATAGCACCGTACAAACCCCGGCCGAACCAAAGACGggtcagcagcaacaacccaCCGGCACGATGGACACGACGGCAACCGAACCACCGAGCCGGAAGCTGGGTGGATTTGAGTTCTACGAGAAAATTTTGCGCTCGCCCCGCTACGTCGTCGCCCCGATGGTGGACGCGAGTGAGCTGGCCTGGCGTCTGTTGAGCCGCCGGCACGGGGCCCAGCTCTGCTACTCCCCAATGTTCCACAGCAGCTGCTTCTCGAAGGACCCGAAGTATCGGAAAGATTCGCTGCAAACGTGTCCGGAAGATCGACCGCTTATTATTCAG ttctgCGGCAACGATCCGAAGATTATGCTCGAGGCGGCCCTACTCGCACAGGATCACTGCGACGCGATCGATATCAACCTCGGTTGCCCGCAGGCCATCGCCAAGCGGGGCCACTACGGGGCCTTCCTCCAGGACGAATGGGAGCTGCTGCGCGAAATAG TAAGCACCCTCCATCGCAATCTGGCCATACCGGTCACGTGCAAGATACGTATCTTCGAGGATATGTCTAAAACGATTCGATACGCCCGAATGCTGCAGGACGCCGGAGCCCAACTGCTGACCGTGCACGGTCGAACGCGCGAGCAAAAGGGTCCGCTGACGGGGATGGCCGACTGGAAGTACGTGAGCGTTTTGCGGCAGGAGCTAAGCGTACCGATCTTCTCCAACGGTAACATCATGTCCGTGCACGACGTGGAACGGTGCATCGCGGAGACGGGGGTGAACGGAGTGATGACCGCCGAGGGTAACCTGCACAATCCGGCCCTGTTCGAGGGCGTAAACCCGACCGCCTGGAGCATGGCACACGAGTATCTGGATTTGGTCGAACAGTACCCGGCCCCGATTTCCTACATTCGGGGacatttgttcaaaattttccATCACCT gtTACACCTGAAATCAAACACCGCGTTGCGGGAGCAGCTCGCTATTTGCCATTCAGTGCCCGAATTCCGCTCGGTCGCATCGCagctggaagaaaaataccTGCCCTTCCACGAGGGCAAGAAAGTCTGGACGGGAGACGAACCCGAAAACGAGGAGGATAAAGCTGTCGCCGATGACCCCGGTACGGACCAGAATCTACACCTGCCGCCATGGCTCTGTCAGCCGTACATGCGCGCCCCACCGGAAGTGCACCGGCAGAAGCTGGCCGAAGCGCGCCGCCTGGCGGAAGATCCTACTCGCGAAAAGCGCCAATTTTTCGACGCCCACGGCAACGAGATATCGCGCAAGCGTATGAAAAAGATGCGCCGCGTGCAGCGTCGACCAAAGAACAAGAACCGTGCACTCAGAAACGCCGCTCGAAATGCTGCTGGGAACAACGGGGACGATGGAAAGACGATTGCCGACGGCgacgaagaggaggagggCGAAGACGACGTTTCGTCCTCGATTGACGAAGGGGCGGACACGGTTATCCTGATGCAGGCCCCTCCTAGTGTGGACAAAAACGCTCGGCGCCGGCGGTTCGAGGAGTTGTGCAACAATGAATCACCAAAATGCACCAATCCGATG GGGTTAAAATGTGACCACAGACTTTGCAAGATGTgctgcaggaaaaagtgcTACCAGGAGAACCGCGACTGTTGCGGCCACAAAATCCGCATCAAATCGCGCCGTGAAAAAGCGATCGCACTGACGTTGGCcgaaaagcagcagcaggaggaaGGGCAAAAATCTGCCGAACAGCAACAGAAGCTTCTTGTCGAAGGAAGTCGGAATCTTCCGCCTGCTGGTGCTGTAACCATGGAGACGGACCATGCACCGGAGCCGAGAACCCCGGCTGAGGAAGGACACGAGGTGGAGAAACACAGATGA